Sequence from the Mycobacterium florentinum genome:
CTGGAGATCTTCCAGGGCTCCGGGCATTTTCCGTTCCACGAAGACCCGGCCCGCTTCATCGACGTCGTCCAGCGCTTCATCGACACCACCGCACCCGCCGAATACGACCAGGCGGCGCTTCGCGGGTTGTTGCGCACCGGCAGGGCCGAGGCCGCGGTCACGGGCTCGGCCGACACGCGCGTCGCGGTGCTCAACGCGATGGGCTCCGACGAGCGCAGCGCGACTTAGACAATTGATTTGACCCGGCCCGTACAGTCGGGCCATGGGTATCGACGTGACGGTGTTGCGGGTCTTCACCGACCAAGACGGCAAATTCGGTAATCCCCTGGGCGTCGTCGACGCCGCCGCGATCGCTCCCGCCGATCGCCAGCGCCTGGCCACCCAATTGGGTTACAGCGAAACGGTATTCATCGATCTTCCGGCGGCCGGCGCAACCACCGCGCATGCCACGATCTACACCCCGCGCACGGATCTCCCGTTCGCCGGCCATCCCACCGTCGGGGCGTCGTGGTGGCTGCGCACGAACGGCACGCCGATCAACACGCTGGCGGTGCCGGCCGGCGTCGTGCGGGTGCACTACGACGGCGACCTGGTCGGCGTCACCGCCCGCTCGGAATGGGGTCCCGAGTACGCGATGCACGAATTCGATTCAGTCGAACAGCTTCTCGCGGCCGACCCGGCCGAGTTTCCCGACGACGCCGCGCACTACCTGTGGACCTGGATCGACCAGGCCGCCGGCTCGTTGCGCTCCCGGACGTTCGTCGCGAATCTGGGTGTGCCCGAAGACGAAGCGACCGGCTCGGCCGCGCTGCGGATTACCGACCATCTCAGCCGCGACCTGAGCATCACCCAGGGCAAGGGATCGAGGCTGGAAACCGTCTGGAGCCCCGAGGGCTGGGTTCGCGTCGCCGGGCGCGTCGTCAACGACGGTGTGACACAAGTCGACTGAGCAAGGAGACTCAGGACTTTCGCTGCAGCACCGCGGCGAGATGATGCTGCAGGGGTTGCCCGACCGCACCCATCCGCACCGAGTAGGAAAGCTGGTCGCCGTCGATGCGAAACGAACGGCCAAGCGCGGAGACCTCTTTGGCGGTCGGAGTCAATCCGACCGAGGTGGTGGCCAGCTCGATTTCGATGAGATCGCCGGTCACCGAAAAGGTGCCGACCTCGATTTCGGTGACGCCGCTGGGATGAGCCAGCACCAGCTCGACATGTCCGGGCTCCGGCACCCGAAGATAGCCGGTCTCGGCATGCATCGGTTTGCCGTCGGCAGCCCCTCTGGTCTTTTGGGCGTAGGCCAGAAACGGTTTACCCACATGGGAAAAGGCGATCTCTTCGAGATATTCGAAGGGCTGGATGGTGGGGTATTCGCCCGAACCGCGACCGGCCCAGGTGCCGAGCAGCGGCGCGAGTGCCTCGAGATCGGGATGTAAGTCGGTGGGCATGCGGGTCAGCTCGGAGTCGTTACTTTGCGGTGCTTGCGCAGCGCCGCGATCTCGCGTTCGAAATCGTCGGCCGACGAAAAGGACCGGTACACCGACGCGAAACGCAGGTACGCCACCTCGTCCAGGTCGCGCAAGGGGCCGAGGATCGCCAGGCCGACTTCGTGACTGGGGATTTCCGGCGAGCCGGCCGCACGCACGGTGTCTTCGACCTGCTGGGCCAGCAGGTTCAGCGCATCCTCGTCGACCTGACGGCCCTGGCACGCGCGGCGCACGCCCTTGATGACCTTTTCGCGGCTGAATGGCTCGGTGACACCGCTGCGCTTGACGACGGCCAGCACCGCGGTTTCTACCGTGGTGAAGCGTCGCCCACACTCCGGGCAGGACCGCCTGCGTCGAATGGCTTGGCCTTCATCGGTTTCCCGAGAGTCGATCACCCGGGAATCGGGATGGCGACAGAACGGACAATGCATGACCGCTCCTTCGCTGTGCCGGCAACTCGGAAGAACACTCCGAGCGTACCCGGGCGCTCCCTCGCCGGGCCAACGCAGCTGCCACACGGACGCTGCCGCCGACGGGCGAAACGAGGAGCCTTGGCGTAGAGCGGTTTTCGCACCGCACGGCGGGCGCGGTCAGCCGACCGGCGCGATCAGGGTCTGACCGGCCGCCAACGCCGGCGAGCTCAGGTTGTTGAGTTCGCGGATACGGTCGGCGACCTGGCGGGCCGGCGCCTCCGGCGCGACCCGATGTGCCACGTCCTGCAGGGACTCGCCCGGCTCCACCTGCACGACGGAGAGCCGGTCCGGCACTGGAGCGGCGGCGGAGTCGCCGTTGGCGATCTGACCGAGGTTCGCGACCAGGCCCAGCCAGAGCGTGATGATTCCGGCCATCAGGGCCAGGCCCACCGTCGTCCCCAGCGTGACCGGGCGGCGGCGGTGCGGCGCGGCCGACATCGAGACGCCTGTACCGCGATAGCACATCGGCGCTCCGGCCGGCCGTGACTGCACGGACCGGCGGGACCGTAGCACGCGCTCCTGGTCGTAGCGAGGACGTGCAACCAGCCCGTCGCTCGGGCGCCGCACGTTGCTGGTCCGCGGTGAGACTGTGTGCATGAGCGTCATGTGCGTTCCTCCGGTCAACTGATCGTCGCTCGTGTGTTCGACACTATCGCTCGTGTGTTCGAAATCCGAACATTTGAGCAAAGCGTGTCGCACGAGCAAAACGCTAGACCACGGCACCGACAACTTGTCCCGGTCGCTATCGGTGCCATGCAGCACAAGTACCCGGTCTTTTCACGAGTTACACCATTGTTATTCGTGGAGTGCCGCGGATCACTCTCCCGTGGAACCCGAGGTGGCGACACGCCAGTCGAACACATGTTTGATTCTCGGGTTACAGCAGGCTACATTCAGTGCCATGAGCGACAGCAACGACACCTCGGCAACCGGCTCCAACGCCCGGCTGCATGCCGTGGATTCATCGCTTACCCAGCGGCAACGCACCATCTTGAATGTCATCCGCGAGTCGGTGACCACCCGTGGATATCCGCCGAGCATCCGGGAGATCGGTGACGCCGTCGGGCTGACGTCGACCTCCTCGGTGGCGCACCAGCTGCGCACCCTGGAGAAGAAGGGCTTCCTGCGCCGCGACCCGAACCGCCCGCGGGCCGTCGATGTCCGCGGCGCCGACGACGCGGTCGCGGCCGCACCGGCCACCGAGGTCGCCGGATCCGACGCGGTGCCGGAGCCCATCTTCGTCCCCGTGCTCGGCCGCATCGCGGCCGGTGGACCGATCCTGGCCGAGGAGGCCGTC
This genomic interval carries:
- a CDS encoding PhzF family phenazine biosynthesis protein, with product MGIDVTVLRVFTDQDGKFGNPLGVVDAAAIAPADRQRLATQLGYSETVFIDLPAAGATTAHATIYTPRTDLPFAGHPTVGASWWLRTNGTPINTLAVPAGVVRVHYDGDLVGVTARSEWGPEYAMHEFDSVEQLLAADPAEFPDDAAHYLWTWIDQAAGSLRSRTFVANLGVPEDEATGSAALRITDHLSRDLSITQGKGSRLETVWSPEGWVRVAGRVVNDGVTQVD
- a CDS encoding peroxynitrite isomerase; its protein translation is MPTDLHPDLEALAPLLGTWAGRGSGEYPTIQPFEYLEEIAFSHVGKPFLAYAQKTRGAADGKPMHAETGYLRVPEPGHVELVLAHPSGVTEIEVGTFSVTGDLIEIELATTSVGLTPTAKEVSALGRSFRIDGDQLSYSVRMGAVGQPLQHHLAAVLQRKS
- the nrdR gene encoding transcriptional regulator NrdR; the protein is MHCPFCRHPDSRVIDSRETDEGQAIRRRRSCPECGRRFTTVETAVLAVVKRSGVTEPFSREKVIKGVRRACQGRQVDEDALNLLAQQVEDTVRAAGSPEIPSHEVGLAILGPLRDLDEVAYLRFASVYRSFSSADDFEREIAALRKHRKVTTPS
- a CDS encoding LysM peptidoglycan-binding domain-containing protein, whose protein sequence is MTLMHTVSPRTSNVRRPSDGLVARPRYDQERVLRSRRSVQSRPAGAPMCYRGTGVSMSAAPHRRRPVTLGTTVGLALMAGIITLWLGLVANLGQIANGDSAAAPVPDRLSVVQVEPGESLQDVAHRVAPEAPARQVADRIRELNNLSSPALAAGQTLIAPVG
- the lexA gene encoding transcriptional repressor LexA; the protein is MSDSNDTSATGSNARLHAVDSSLTQRQRTILNVIRESVTTRGYPPSIREIGDAVGLTSTSSVAHQLRTLEKKGFLRRDPNRPRAVDVRGADDAVAAAPATEVAGSDAVPEPIFVPVLGRIAAGGPILAEEAVEDVFPLPRELVGEGTLFLLKVVGDSMIEAAICDGDWVVVRQQNVADNGDIVAAMLDGEATVKTFKRAGGQVWLMPHNPAFDPIPGNEATVLGKVVTVIRKV